taacataaatttgataaaagttCCTTTCCTATTCCCTCAGAAACTGTCAAATTTATCTCGAACACCCAGTAACAATTAGTTACTATaggactgttttttttaacatcaaCCTTCTCACACATGTAATTTCTTTCagttgaaatataaaaaaaccgaaaatttCGTTAGCTGAGCTTTATCTGCGAAGcttttttgcataatttaaccAATAAACGTAGTTGAtaacaaacaattaaacaTGCATTCAGATGAAACAACCAAAACTGAAGTTGAAGGACACAATTGAGCTTCTATGCTATACTCCATACAACATCATCCTTTTAGCACACACTTTTCCTACCAGCTGGGCGTACGTTGAAACATCCGGGACGACCTGTGCGACCAactgaaacaagaaaataagaaCATATCCAGACAAAATAAGAAGTCGTTCCAGTGGAATTTATCCGCAATAACTTTACCGAATACTCTGAATATCGCAAATACGATCTTCCAACAAGCAAAAGAACGTCCTGTAAATCTTGCTCAGTTGGCTTTTGTGCATCCTGCACTAATTTATCTTCGTTAAGCCGGTTATATTTGCGTGCATCAAGCTTGGACAAGATATTTTTGTCAAGTAAGTGCCAAGTGTAAGCCTCCGGACAAAGTAGACGAGAGGGTTGTAGGCTGCTTTTGTATCGCATTTTCGGACACGAATGTATATAAAATCCCATGTAATAGCTTGTAATGCTGGGATTAACACGGTACCGTGCCCTTGTAAACGCAATCTCTCTAAAAGTACAACATTAAACAATTCACATATATTATAACTTGAACAAAACACATTATAATCAAACGTACCTTAGCGAGCCATAAGTACCAAGGGAAAGAAATCTATACTCTGGatcgtaaaaaaaatatacagaacTAACGCATAGTGGCAACACGTCGATCACACCCACAGCAATCAAACGATCATCCAACCAATACTGTTGATGGAAAGACCCGAAATCCGCCGAACcctgaaattaaaaaacaacgaaacgaTACTCGAAATAAGACCTAACCGATAAGTCGCTCCGAAGAGTTTTAGTAAATACAGAACTTTTAAACCAAAGCATTAAATCCTCCCTTACTAAATTTCTGGTTTTGGAATAATCATATTTGACTTAACAATGTGAGCTGGTTGTTTGTCAGCAAGtacataaataattttaaacttaTAGATGGTCTTTTATGAACACTCTGCAATTGGGTAATTTGATAGGTATTTTTGAGgtgatttttaaatcattattTCGGAACTAAATTACTCTAAGTGAGCAAAATCATGCTATGAAAGCCAAATCATTCTGAGTTCATTCTTTAGAATTGATTCGCTATTTAAACTCACTCACTCTCAATTGACCCACGTTCCTGCatcgttattctcatcactacatAAAATAGGTTAATTTTAATACTTCAGACAAATTTAGGGGATATTGGCAAGATTTGCGAAATGAAAACAGTTTTGGCTAACCAACGACTTTGGTGGTGGAGCTTGTATGGTTTGGGTTGGACTTGAATAATAAGGGATTGGTTTAAGCTCCATAAAGTCGATCTGTTGGACTGGGCAGCTCCTTCGCCGTAATGGAGGATTCCAATACCTCGCATTTTTACCGAGTAATTAAATCGCAGGTAGCTCAGTAGGAACTGGACAGTGGTTATTAAGTGATATTCGTCAATTTAATAGAATATTACAGATACACCTGACATAACTATAAAAGCTTTCTCTAATCTTTTCATTgttaatgaaaacaatttgataACCTACTAAAAAGTCAGCAAGATATAGATATgtatataatttaaaaaaagctacgcatttgtttttaatgttaaaaTCACAAATATCAGCCTTTCGTATTACTGAAGTATGCCAGATATCTATAAACCAAAAAATCGATAATCATCTCTTTAATTTCCATTACGACGGTTATACAATGGTTGTGTTTTGTCTACCTTTGAGACCAAATGACCAAATTGGCAAAGAAAAGAACCCTTTTCATAGAGCAATATAATGTAACCATTTGCATTGCAGACGAGGGAAAAATGCTTCCAGCACTTCATCAAAAACGTAAGcatcaaattttgaaatattaaaagtTCATAGATTGCTATattcataacaaaaaaaaagctaacacATTAATAATACTAGTACCTTTAATGGTGATTTTACCAAAAAGTCGAGATAGTCCGCAACCGAACCAGGAGGATCACTATGAATACTCGTCTGATATTTGACATAGAGTGCGTAAGAAATGTCCAGGCTTTCTTGAAACTTTTTCCCGCCCGTGGGTAGAGTCACAATCTGATACCATTTTTTGTcacgaatgaaaaaagaagaaaacaagccAAAATTAGTCAAATCAATTGGTTGTATTAATTACCTTAAGGGGAGAATTGATAAGAAAACGTTTGAAACGTTCCATGCTGAGTTTGGACGATGGCTCTTTGTGTATGCTTTGTTGGTAACTACTGTATAGTTTAAACGTTGTAGGGATTGCACAATCTTTGGACTGAATGAATTTTACCTGCAAACCAAAAATAACACCATTCAGTCAGTAGATATGCTTTCAACGATGGAATAAGAACTtgttccaaaaataaaatcaacatttGTACGTACCGTCAAACGATGGGCTGATGGTTCGTTTTCCTTTGGAAATTCGTAAAGAAAATCTTCCAGCGACTTTTCTTTATTATGCCCCTTTCCAGCTAGCATTGATCGTTCTAGCTCTTCACCGGTAAGCCCTTTCTTTTGTAGTTTATCTCGTTTTCGTATAATTCGCAtaagttttgctttttttggtACATCACTCACAGTCGGGTTGCCCATGCCATGCGAAGGCTTTAAGGCTTCGGCCCCTTTTTCACTCAAATCTTTCGATCGAGCTTTAATGGTTTCAGTAGTTTGTTTTGCAATGTCCATGGTAGGCTCCAAATATTCTAAATCAATTGGCTTTGTTGGCATACGCGGCGTCTCGATGTGCTCATGACTTAAAGTcccaatctcgccaaaagattgtGGATTTTCTTCCTCATCGGATTCTCTTTTTCCATCACGGAGAAATTTGTTCATACGCTTAATTATCTTTTTGTGTGACTTATTTAATCGAAAATTAAGCGCATCGCATTTAATAGTATACGATGGACAGCAGGTAACATCCATGATTGGTTTATAACAATAACATCCAGAACGACGCCAGCCTCGATCGATCAGATCTTGGTAATCTTCACAGCTTAGTTTATATGCCCACATGCctaaacaaaaaggaaagattGAACTTTTATTTGCCCAGTTATATGCAAGCTATCTTTTCCATACCATAAGAGTGGCAAGAGTCCGATTGCTTGCAGTAACCACACTGATAGCTAGAACGTTTGTCGTAAAATTCTACCACTGAAAACGGCATACTTTTGCTTAGAATGTACGACGTACGGAGCAGAATAAAAATTTTCAATACTGTTTTGATGACTTTTTAAGGAGAATATTAGTGTTgtcagaatcgggattcggaagattcgaaaaCTTAATCCCTTGACGGATTTTATCGGATTGCACCCCATTTGACCAATGCGGATCAGCTTTGATTCACTTGGGGTTTGGGCAAAGTGGATCAACCGACGAAATCGCATTGattttgatagaaaaaattaaaggtttagttttgttcatATATTCAATCTGtcagtttttctattttcaataGTGAGGAACATGCTGTTTTCGTATGTGGTACCGCGTCCTCAGAAAAGGTAACTTAACtaggggtccacactgcagcgcgacgtcgcctgacaggagctgaactccatataagtcaccttctatatttaaaCACCTTGtcgtcgcgctagctcttgtcaaatgtcaattcgaaacgtaaacaaaccgacagctggacaaaacgttaacaaaccgaatcacaaacgcaaacaaaacgagcaatattctccacgaaacatcggatttttcgttgtactacttgattttatgcttcacaaatgtaattcatttaataatatttttaccaacgttttttcgggtgccaaaacgtaaacaaactgctcttcaacaagtaggagatgacggagaaatatatacttcctacggcgggccaaaatatcgtcgttgtttgtttaagtttgttttatcagtgaatttcaaatgtggaagcgccaaactcactcaaggtgcataaaatacgtagctaaacaaatatcatggattactacctcaaaattcaataaacaattttagccgagtttgcgccccaatgtgatacatatttccacatactctcctacctctgtcgcgcttggcttgcgcgattgttctgtcgaaactgggctacttttgaaacgggacgtcgcgctgcagtgtggaccccgagatacatatttccacatactctcctacctctgtcgcgcttggcttgcgcgattgttctgccgaaactgggcttcttttgaaacgggacatCGCGCTGCAGTGCGGACCTCGAGTCAgacgacgtcgcgttacgcgacggtacagtctggaaagcgtgagaGCTATTGTCAAAAATCGATTTCAATGTGGCTGCCACGACGAGGCTTTTGCGATGGGTTCACCTTGCTTTTGAGCGCACCGCTCTTTTGGGAGTGATTAGCTGGGGAAAGAGGTATGGTAGTGGAAGTGTCTATTACTTTCACTGCTAACTTTTAGGCTAGTTCTTATAATTAATCCAGTTACATCGCAAAATAATTTACGATTTCCTTACCAAAATCCTGTCATCCACGCTACAATCTACGTAATCATATTTTCTAGTACTCTGCTGGAAGCCACGAAACGCAAACTGCTCATAAAACGCACAGTTGTCAAACTAATGTCAATTTTCCGGAAGCTAGTTTTCGCTCTTTTTCCGGTAAATTTCAGCCGATTGCAGTGGACGTTCTCAGACCGCTACACAAATTATATCGAAAATGGTAACTTCCTTGCTTAAATGGCTTAGTTTTGATTCATTTACGATACCGTTTTACCAATCTGTTGTTCTTTGGAGATAATTTAAAGAAGCAATCGGTACACGTGAAATACTCAATGTTTAGTTTTGTGAGATACGCATAGTCCTGTGCTTGTTGACATGTACACTTGCAAGCTTGTCGGGCCTATCAATGTGCATTTTCATATTCAGAGAGCTAACCGTGTGCACTTTTTGTCTTTATTTCAGTCGCTCGTGATTCCTGAAAAGTTCCAGCACATTTTGCGTGTTCTCAGTACTAACATTGATGGAAAACGCACTGTCCCAATTGCATTGACGGCCATCAAGGGAGTCGGTCGTCGCTACGCTCATGTCGTGCTGAAGAAAGCTGATGTCGATCCGTTCAAACGTGCTGGTGAGTGCTCTGATGAAGAGGTCGAGAAGATTATTACCATCATCTCGAACCCACGGCACTACAAGATCCCCGACTGGTTCCTAAACAGACAGAAGGACATCATTGACGGAAAGTACATGCAGCTGACTTCATCGAACATTGATTCGAAACTGCGTGAGGATTTGGAGCGCCTGAAGCGAATCCACGCTCACCGTGGTATGCGTCACTACTGGGGACTGCGTGTCCGTGGCCAGCACACGAAAACAACCGGTCGTCGCGGTCGTACTGTCGGTGTGTCCAAGAAGAAGTAAGCAACAGAGCTTACTCATGCACATTTCTCCATCATGCGTGTATTATATCGTaccaaaagcaagaaaggaaaaaagaaattccCGGAACTGTTGCTGATGGGTTTCGATGTGCAAGGATACGAAAGATGCAAGAACATTCGTGAAAGTGTGGCGTGAGAAGAACTGTTTGACGATGGTATTCAAGCATCTCGTGTATTTGTGGTGGTGCTTAAAGCTGTCCAATAAATAGTTCTGTTGTGAAAAGGAACAGGATTTGTTTCTTCCTTGCAGTAAGTTTTCAGTCCGAAATAGTGATCTAGTTCAAGTTACGATTTAATAGTTATGTGATAATGAACCGTCATCTACCAATCAATTGTGCCATGCAATTTTTACAACATCCACCATTCTCCAGATATTGTTGCAGAGATGCTTTCTTTGTATGGAAATCTTTGATATTTTCAATTCATATTTCTCTGATTGTGGTACTTTAAAAGCACGAAATAAGTTGAGTCTTTCAACAATCCTTCCCacattgtttatttgttagtTCATATTTTAGTAGTATTTGCATCTATCTAGCCGGTAACCCGAAATTTTCCTGAAAACTCTTTATTTATCCTCCCCCTCCTACTCGCCGGTTCAAAAACGCAACGACCGCTAGGATAAATAATCTTGTCTGTCAATAGTTCTTGGCGTAAAGGGGGTGTTGATCATGCCTGCTCTTTGGGGGCTTACAACATTTATTCTCCCTTTGTGTCCTTTCCATTTTTACCCTTCAGACGTGCttattaaccccttcacaatTTTTGATGCAAATATTGTTATATGCCCCTACCAAATTTGATGCAGTATTGATCTAAATCACAAGAAACGCAcagactgtgaaggggttaaaacATAGCAATCCATAAAGAAATTACCGCTGTAAATTACTATGCAAATGCAGATTTATGACGTTCATGCGAAGTTCTATAttagaaaattgaaatatctTTCCCACTGTTCACGCAGGTACAATAACATTAAACATTCAGATGCAAAACGACCACCTTTTTTGGTAAATtccaatatttttgaaaattaggTCCTGGGATTGAGGTGTCTTTTGTAACTTAAATTATGATAGCTTCATGGTTTAGTATTTCTATTATAATTGTGGCAACATATTACCATGTTAACCAACATCGAAATGAACAGATACCATGCTCTTCCTGCCTCCACACGTGTTGTACTTACCCGGTCCGTAAAACTACAGTAACGTATCAGTAGAATAGGTAGGAACAATTCTTGATTCTAGACTTGCTAGCCGGCTACAAGAATAATACACTTGGTTTACTCGCAGGCAACTTGTAAgcgttattatttttattaatgtgccatttattttttagctGTAGTCGATTCTCACATTAACGATGCATTTAACAATAACTTGTTCAAAATTGACTCTTTTTATCGTGGATTTAGGCGCACcacaaaattgtgtttggagTATTATTGGTTATGGTTAGGCTAAATCTATCGGTTAACTTATTGCATATACTATCGACAATTCAgcgttttatttcaaatattaaCAACAAGCATTAATTTGTTTAGTTCTACGAGAGGGTTAGATATACCATAGTATAGAAATTACTCTTTTGGGAAATATTCTTTGATTTAAAGATGTAGAAGTCGTTGTATTATGTCTTAACGCGAGCCGTTGATAACTAATTGTGACACCATGGCATCCGTATGTCTGACCGAAATGATGTTGTAGGTTGTggcgtgaaaaataaaaaaacatattgccGTTTTTCATACATCCACACAGTCTGTAAACACGATATAGTCACGTTATCGACGGGATAAAGGGCataagaaacaagaaaaagcaaaTTATTATCTTTTCTTCTAATGCTACTAATGTGTGAGTCGAAAGTTTTTTCAAACGGCTTTAAATGTCTCATGGAGACAGagacacaaataaacaaattttcctgACATTATAAGTTTAGCGAGGAATGTTTTAAATGGCAATGGAAGTGCATGATTTAacttatgattttatttttactgtaACGTTTTACTCACTGTGAATTTGATGCCGTTAAATTCTTTGGATTAACCTTGTAGTGTAGCAAAttcaaaatgtaatttttaaacaaatcccTGGAGTGTCTATAACGATTAGCTGTGTTGCTTACTAAACCCTTATGTTATTGTTTTATCATGggaataatttcatttttgaacAGGTGatgaatcaaatttaatagAGAAAAAAGTAGCCTCTTTACTCAATTATATCCTATAAGAGATTCTGAGTTAAGTATCATCaaatctagtttttttttttgagcaaCTCACTCTAAGCATATTGCAATTTGagcaagaaataaaatcatcccACAATCATATCCAGTAAACTTTGTAATCGCCAGGATACATAAACTTGGGTGTACATATGAATTAAAGCTTAGTGTACGACGTTTTCGATAGCTTGAAATAATTCCTTGCTCTagtatttttaacaaatttctcAAATATTCGTACTATTTTCGGTAATTTTTTAATCATCATCCAGCATCTCCAGAAAAGCTTTCGGGACTAGCCCTTTCAGTAGACCCTGCTTGCCGTTCATGTAGTCACAGTTCGGTGGATTACATTCGCAAACAAATATAACCTAAAAAAATGGAGACGACATTAGCTACAAAAGTAACATGATATATCGTCTTACCACAGTTAATTTACCTCGTTTGACGTAAGGTTCAGCTCAGTGCCATCTTTTGCATCGTACGAACACAGGACTCGAGCTCGGCGATATCCGGAATGTACGCCAAGATCAATGTTGTTCAGCTGGCTAGTCATGGCATCTTCCTCATATCCAGCAACTGGAACATACGGCTGTGGGCCACCAAGACTAACACGTTCCCAGAAAAGGTTACCAATTTTCGCAAAATTTTGCAAAAGCGCACGAACGAATACGACACGACATGTTagataaatgaagaaaatatagCAATAACAAAAGACAGACACACGCACAACCACATTCAGATAAGTTAAAGGAAAGATTATTTTAAGCACTATTTAATACAAAATTTTGATCTTCATCTGCCTCTGATGATAAATAtatgattgaaataaatattctcATTACACAATGTATGCTTGGTTATACCAACACCGATTCGGGACTTTTGgtttggggaaaaaacaatctaaaatatttttaaagcgaaatgtgttttttccatttgttgtGGCATAAACTCATCGCAGATGATTCAACAGATTCatcgaggaaaggaaaaagaaaatattcagaTGGTTCTCTGGACCCCAAGCGGAAGATAAGGACCGCaagtaaattgttttgttattttttactgtTGTcgcaagttgtttttttttaataaatgcgTTATTAAAGATATGGAAGATAAGTTAATAATATACTAACTTGAATTAGCGTAAAGGTACCAAAGGTAAAGTTCGTTGCAATATTcgttaaaaatatattaaattgaattttgttcGTATCGAAATAACCGTTTCAAACGAA
Above is a window of Anopheles coustani unplaced genomic scaffold, idAnoCousDA_361_x.2 scaffold_12_ctg1, whole genome shotgun sequence DNA encoding:
- the LOC131271239 gene encoding arginyl-tRNA--protein transferase 1 isoform X1; this encodes MPFSVVEFYDKRSSYQCGYCKQSDSCHSYGMWAYKLSCEDYQDLIDRGWRRSGCYCYKPIMDVTCCPSYTIKCDALNFRLNKSHKKIIKRMNKFLRDGKRESDEEENPQSFGEIGTLSHEHIETPRMPTKPIDLEYLEPTMDIAKQTTETIKARSKDLSEKGAEALKPSHGMGNPTVSDVPKKAKLMRIIRKRDKLQKKGLTGEELERSMLAGKGHNKEKSLEDFLYEFPKENEPSAHRLTVKFIQSKDCAIPTTFKLYSSYQQSIHKEPSSKLSMERFKRFLINSPLKIVTLPTGGKKFQESLDISYALYVKYQTSIHSDPPGSVADYLDFLVKSPLKGSADFGSFHQQYWLDDRLIAVGVIDVLPLCVSSVYFFYDPEYRFLSLGTYGSLREIAFTRARYRVNPSITSYYMGFYIHSCPKMRYKSSLQPSRLLCPEAYTWHLLDKNILSKLDARKYNRLNEDKLVQDAQKPTEQDLQDVLLLVGRSYLRYSEYSLVAQVVPDVSTYAQLVGKVCAKRMMLYGV
- the LOC131271245 gene encoding small ribosomal subunit protein uS13 — encoded protein: MSLVIPEKFQHILRVLSTNIDGKRTVPIALTAIKGVGRRYAHVVLKKADVDPFKRAGECSDEEVEKIITIISNPRHYKIPDWFLNRQKDIIDGKYMQLTSSNIDSKLREDLERLKRIHAHRGMRHYWGLRVRGQHTKTTGRRGRTVGVSKKK
- the LOC131271239 gene encoding arginyl-tRNA--protein transferase 1 isoform X4 produces the protein MPFSVVEFYDKRSSYQCGYCKQSDSCHSYGMWAYKLSCEDYQDLIDRGWRRSGCYCYKPIMDVTCCPSYTIKCDALNFRLNKSHKKIIKRMNKFLRDGKRESDEEENPQSFGEIGTLSHEHIETPRMPTKPIDLEYLEPTMDIAKQTTETIKARSKDLSEKGAEALKPSHGMGNPTVSDVPKKAKLMRIIRKRDKLQKKGLTGEELERSMLAGKGHNKEKSLEDFLYEFPKENEPSAHRLTGSADFGSFHQQYWLDDRLIAVGVIDVLPLCVSSVYFFYDPEYRFLSLGTYGSLREIAFTRARYRVNPSITSYYMGFYIHSCPKMRYKSSLQPSRLLCPEAYTWHLLDKNILSKLDARKYNRLNEDKLVQDAQKPTEQDLQDVLLLVGRSYLRYSEYSLVAQVVPDVSTYAQLVGKVCAKRMMLYGV
- the LOC131271239 gene encoding arginyl-tRNA--protein transferase 1 isoform X3, with product MPFSVVEFYDKRSSYQCGYCKQSDSCHSYGMWAYKLSCEDYQDLIDRGWRRSGCYCYKPIMDVTCCPSYTIKCDALNFRLNKSHKKIIKRMNKFLRDGKRESDEEENPQSFGEIGTLSHEHIETPRMPTKPIDLEYLEPTMDIAKQTTETIKARSKDLSEKGAEALKPSHGMGNPTVSDVPKKAKLMRIIRKRDKLQKKGLTGEELERSMLAGKGHNKEKSLEDFLYEFPKENEPSAHRLTVKFIQSKDCAIPTTFKLYSSYQQSIHKEPSSKLSMERFKRFLINSPLKGSADFGSFHQQYWLDDRLIAVGVIDVLPLCVSSVYFFYDPEYRFLSLGTYGSLREIAFTRARYRVNPSITSYYMGFYIHSCPKMRYKSSLQPSRLLCPEAYTWHLLDKNILSKLDARKYNRLNEDKLVQDAQKPTEQDLQDVLLLVGRSYLRYSEYSLVAQVVPDVSTYAQLVGKVCAKRMMLYGV
- the LOC131271239 gene encoding arginyl-tRNA--protein transferase 1 isoform X2, whose product is MPFSVVEFYDKRSSYQCGYCKQSDSCHSYGMWAYKLSCEDYQDLIDRGWRRSGCYCYKPIMDVTCCPSYTIKCDALNFRLNKSHKKIIKRMNKFLRDGKRESDEEENPQSFGEIGTLSHEHIETPRMPTKPIDLEYLEPTMDIAKQTTETIKARSKDLSEKGAEALKPSHGMGNPTVSDVPKKAKLMRIIRKRDKLQKKGLTGEELERSMLAGKGHNKEKSLEDFLYEFPKENEPSAHRLTIVTLPTGGKKFQESLDISYALYVKYQTSIHSDPPGSVADYLDFLVKSPLKGSADFGSFHQQYWLDDRLIAVGVIDVLPLCVSSVYFFYDPEYRFLSLGTYGSLREIAFTRARYRVNPSITSYYMGFYIHSCPKMRYKSSLQPSRLLCPEAYTWHLLDKNILSKLDARKYNRLNEDKLVQDAQKPTEQDLQDVLLLVGRSYLRYSEYSLVAQVVPDVSTYAQLVGKVCAKRMMLYGV